The Pseudosulfitobacter pseudonitzschiae genome includes a region encoding these proteins:
- a CDS encoding aspartate carbamoyltransferase catalytic subunit: MTFKHRHLLGIEPLAPSDITSLLDLADDYVTLNRTAKHSDVLAGLTQINMFFENSTRTQASFEIAGKRLGADVMNMAMQASSIKKGETLIDTAMTLNAMHPDLLVVRHPQSGAVDLLAQKVNCAVLNAGDGRHEHPTQALLDALTIRRAKGRLHRLSIAICGDIAHSRVARSNIMLLGKMENRIRLIAPPTLMPSGIEDFGVEVFDDMAEGLKDVDVVMMLRLQKERMDGGFIPSEREYYHRFGLDSEKLAHAKPDAIVMHPGPMNRGVEIDGTLADDINRSVIQEQVEMGVAVRMAAMDLLAQNLRTERNAA, encoded by the coding sequence AAACACCGCCATCTGCTGGGCATCGAGCCGCTTGCCCCCTCAGACATCACCTCATTGCTGGATCTGGCCGACGATTACGTCACGCTGAACCGTACCGCCAAACATTCGGACGTGCTGGCGGGGCTGACCCAGATCAATATGTTCTTTGAAAACTCGACGCGCACGCAGGCATCGTTTGAAATTGCAGGCAAACGGCTGGGTGCGGATGTGATGAACATGGCGATGCAAGCCAGTTCGATCAAAAAGGGCGAGACGCTGATCGACACCGCGATGACGCTGAACGCCATGCATCCAGACCTGCTGGTGGTGCGCCACCCGCAATCGGGTGCCGTGGACCTGCTGGCGCAAAAGGTGAACTGCGCGGTGCTGAATGCCGGTGACGGGCGCCACGAACACCCGACACAGGCGCTGCTGGACGCGCTGACCATCCGCCGCGCCAAGGGCCGCCTGCACCGCCTGTCCATCGCCATCTGCGGCGACATCGCCCATAGCCGCGTGGCACGCAGCAACATCATGCTGCTGGGCAAGATGGAAAACCGCATCCGTCTGATCGCACCGCCGACGTTGATGCCCTCGGGCATCGAGGATTTCGGTGTCGAAGTCTTTGACGACATGGCCGAGGGGCTGAAAGATGTGGATGTGGTGATGATGTTGCGCTTGCAAAAAGAGCGCATGGATGGCGGCTTTATCCCCAGCGAACGCGAGTATTACCACCGGTTTGGATTGGATTCCGAAAAGCTTGCACATGCCAAGCCCGACGCGATCGTCATGCACCCCGGCCCGATGAACCGCGGCGTCGAAATCGACGGAACGCTGGCCGACGACATCAACCGCAGCGTCATTCAGGAGCAGGTCGAGATGGGCGTGGCCGTGCGCATGGCCGCGATGGACCTGTTGGCCCAAAACCTGCGCACCGAGCGTAACGCCGCCTGA